The Pseudochaenichthys georgianus chromosome 20, fPseGeo1.2, whole genome shotgun sequence genomic interval gggactctgacagaggattactcacaaagtacacagtaaaagtactttatTGTGGTAGAAGTCAAACTAGTACCGAGTCCAGTGTCAGTTTCATTACAATTGAAGATTGCTCCTTCCTGGTTTGATTCATAAAGTCCTATGCAGAGCTTTATTATATGTGATTACTTGCAAAGAGGCCCACAATAGAactttgtttgtgtatttagctAATCTAGTATTACATTAACCCTTTAATCTGTCTGTAgggctgtttaaaaaaaaactagCCCCTGTGTAATTCCTGGAGATCTAATTGTATGCCTGTTAATCATGTGTGTAATGTAATTTGCAAAATTGATTTGACATTCATGATTCTAAAGATTTGAAACGTTGCCGTTTCTAGGAAGAATCTTAACActgaaacaatatatttttttctggcTTTAAGTTTATTTCAACAAACACTCAGACAACAAACAGCATTCACGGTCTCTTGCAATCATTCCCTCTGTTCACTATCAGCTCTTCTGTTGTGTCGCTCTGATGCCACAGTTTAGGTGCAGAGTGGGGGGGATGAGCCCTGAAGGAGGGTCAGGATTGCTCTTTAgtatgcagcagcagcaggaaagGAAACCGTCTCAGGTGTAGCTTTGTGATGTTGCGGATCACAGTGAGGGGGGGGAGTCAGCAGGGGGTCCTCAGACTGCGGGACACTCAGCTGTAACAACACAGGATGAGGACAATGAGTATAAGTGAGGAAACGTTAAATGAGTTTTTATGAAAGTGCTGTTTTTCTGCATTACCGATCTGTGGCAGGATGACGGCGTTGTCGGGCAGGACTCCAGCTTCCAGAGCGAGCTGGGTGAACTTCTGCTGCACCACCTCACTGAACTCAATAGTGCGGCCTGCAAACACACAGAGTTGATTTCACCTTCACCAAATCACACAGCTATTCCATCACACAGTGTGTCTCTCTTCACTCACTGTAGACTGCGATGAAGGCCTCAGACACTTCTTCCTTCGTCTTGATGGTGTGCACCAGGGCGTAGTCGTCGTACACAACTTCAACAATGGTCACGACGTTGTCGTTGATCCCAACTGATGAGAGCAGAAATAGAAAGGTCAGGCTGTTGAATCGCTAcgtcaaatgtgtgtgtgtgtgtgtgtgtgtgtgtgcgtgcgtgcgtgcgtgcgtgcgtgtgtgtgtgtgtgtgtgtgtgtgtgtgtgtgtgtgtgtgtgtgtcatactcTACTCACCCTGGCTGTGGAAGGTGAAGCGACCAGGAGTCTCTGTTTTCTGAGCGGTGAGAGTTGGTCTGTAGCAGTAACCGTCGTCTCTAAGAGATTAAGAAGAGGTTTGTTTTAGAGTTGTTGATTTGCTGATCAATCATATTATATAATACAGACATTTCAGAGAATATTCCCCATAAATACCTGCTTTTctgattatacagtatattgggGTTTTTGGACCAACAAAGCAATACAACTTAACAATAATATGCAGTAAGTGTCAGCCCATGTCAGTTTATTTTTCCTTTTTCCCCAGGAGAATCCTTATATTGATTTAAAGTATGAGTGCATAGAGATCACTCACTTCAAGCTGGCATAAGTGAGGTCCATGTCCCCTCCTTCAGTCAGCACAATTACAGCTGTCCCAGTCTTTATTCCTGCCTTGTGGTTCACAAACCACTGAGCGTTGCTGGCTAATGCGACAGTGTACCACTTGCCTGACATCTAAAAGAAAAACAGAAGGGGTCAATAAAGACTTATACATTCAAATATATCAATGCAAAGTAGGTGAGAGGTTATCTGAACAGCAGCACATTGAATCATTTCATTTAAACTCTTAAAACCTCATGCAATAAACATGTTACACAACCACAGTTACTGCAGGAATAACTAGCTTTATTTGTTTGTGGAATATCAGCAGAATCTAATCCGTCTCTTACCTTCTGCAGGTCGAAGTCTGCGGCCGGTGTGATGTCAGCGCAGACGGTCAGCGCACACATGAGGGCGACCAGCATCATCAGCGTGTTCCTCATGGCTGCTCCTTTGTGTTCTGGGCTTCAGCAGTAAGAAGAGTTCAGGAATGTAAGGTAAAAGAGTAAGGGTGCAGGCTCCTTATATCCTGCAGAGTCCTGTTGCTCCTCCTCCTGTCTCCTCCCCCTGCTAGcctcccctttcacaccaacgcgttttcagctccggctcggagctggagcctgaaaagtgccggtttttcctgttcacaccgcagcggcgccgcctcttagctccggaatccggttcacttccagctccaaaaaattgtcggtctagagcaggggtgtcaaactcaaggcccgtgggccaaatccggcccgcgacctcagtttatgtggcccgcaagagcttgcaaagattaTTATATTCAATACaattggtgtaattgttgaatatttgctttcaattatttgccctagacttctgctttcagatgtaGTTATTTGTGAAGTTATTATGagaactgataataatccaatgcagaggcaataatgtaatataatacattatttaatattatatatttacatatttatattgagaagccaagagtgtgcaaagctgtcatcaaggcaaaaggggGCTAATTTGAACAatctaaaatataaatcatattctggagtttttaacagttttttgtttactagataattccatatgtgtt includes:
- the LOC117466029 gene encoding lipocalin-like — protein: MRNTLMMLVALMCALTVCADITPAADFDLQKMSGKWYTVALASNAQWFVNHKAGIKTGTAVIVLTEGGDMDLTYASLKDDGYCYRPTLTAQKTETPGRFTFHSQVGINDNVVTIVEVVYDDYALVHTIKTKEEVSEAFIAVYSRTIEFSEVVQQKFTQLALEAGVLPDNAVILPQIAECPAV